One window of the Hyperolius riggenbachi isolate aHypRig1 chromosome 5, aHypRig1.pri, whole genome shotgun sequence genome contains the following:
- the LOC137518056 gene encoding E3 ubiquitin-protein ligase UHRF1-like, whose amino-acid sequence MWIQVRTMDGRKTHRIDDLSKLTKVEELRERIEAVFEVEMERQRLFYRGKQMEDGHTLFDYSVGLNDIVQLMVRQIPAIAPTTEVLEEEEEKEEETKMEEVEPEEEPEPCETTDLGLYKADQLVDARDLGMGAWFEAQVVKVTKKSGPQANGEDYVYHIKYEDYPEEGVVQLMEKDVRPRARTTLKWDQLVVGQVVMVNYNPDLPAERGYWYDAEILRKTPKKEIYAKVMLGEVGDSLEDRKVIFVDEIFKIEKPSDLDIIAPQTPVKKQTGPQCRLCKDDPKTKCRMCACHICGGKQDPAKQLLCDECDMAFHMYCLSPPLSALPEDDDWYCPDCRNDKSEVVLAGEKLKESKKKSKMASASSSSQRDWGKGMACMGRSRECTIVPSNHYGPIPGVPVGTMWKFRVQVSESGVHRPHVAGIHGRSNDGSFSLVLAGGYEDDADDGTEFTYTGSGGRDLSGNKRTAEQSCDQKLTNMNRALALNCNARINDKEGAEAKDWQAGKPVRVVRNAKGKKHSEYAPEEGNRYDGIYKVVKYWPEKGKSGFLVWRYLLRRDDEEPAPWTKEGKERMKKLGLTMQYPEGYLESVASKEREKENYSSDEEEDDELEPPSKGKRKRKPKVESEEEEDDDDDNTPKKSKVEKYKLTPEQKALIEKDELNVKLWKEVMTFLKEGPKFINKVEETFLCICCQEVVYEPITTECLHNICKSCLDRSFKASVHSCPACRHDLGKNYNMQVNKPLQVVLSQLFPGYERGR is encoded by the coding sequence ATGTGGATCCAGGTGCGCACCATGGACGGCAGGAAGACCCACCGCATCGACGACCTGTCCAAGCTGACTAAGGTGGAGGAGCTGCGGGAGCGCATCGAGGCGGTGTTCGAGGTGGAGATGGAGCGGCAGCGGCTCTTCTACCGCGGGAAGCAGATGGAGGACGGCCACACTCTGTTCGACTACAGCGTCGGCTTGAACGACATCGTGCAGCTGATGGTGCGCCAGATCCCGGCCATTGCCCCGACCACTGAggtcctggaggaggaggaggaaaaagaagaggagaccaagatggaggaggtggAGCCGGAGGAAGAGCCTGAACCCTGTGAGACCACTGATCTCGGACTGTACAAGGCTGACCAGCTGGTGGATGCCAGGGATCTGGGCATGGGTGCCTGGTTTGAGGCTCAGGTGGTGAAAGTGACCAAGAAGAGTGGTCCCCAAGCTAATGGAGAGGACTATGTCTACCATATCAAATATGAGGACTATCCTGAGGAAGGGGTGGTCCAGCTGATGGAGAAGGATGTCAGACCCAGGGCCAGGACCACCCTAAAGTGGGATCAGCTGGTGGTCGGCCAGGTGGTCATGGTCAACTACAACCCCGACTTGCCTGCCGAACGAGGCTACTGGTATGACGCCGAGATCTTGAGAAAGACACCCAAAAAGGAGATCTATGCCAAAGTCATGTTAGGGGAGGTGGGGGACTCCCTGGAAGACCGCAAAGTTATTTTCGTGGATGAGATTTTCAAGATCGAAAAACCGTCAGATCTGGACATTATTGCTCCCCAAACTCCAGTGAAGAAGCAAACTGGACCCCAGTGCAGGTTGTGCAAGGATGACCCCAAGACGAAGTGTCGCATGTGCGCCTGCCACATCTGCGGAGGCAAACAGGACCCCGCAAAGCAGCTGCTGTGCGATGAGTGCGACATGGCATTCCACATGTATTGCCTGAGCCCTCCCCTGTCTGCCCTGCCGGAAGACGACGATTGGTACTGTCCGGACTGCAGAAACGACAAAAGTGAGGTGGTTCTGGCAGGCGAGAAGCTGAAGGAGAGCAAAAAGAAATCAAAAATGGCCTCCGCTAGTTCCTCCTCTCAAAGAGACTGGGGCAAGGGCATGGCTTGCATGGGCCGTTCCAGGGAGTGCACAATTGTCCCATCTAATCACTATGGCCCAATACCTGGAGTACCTGTTGGCACAATGTGGAAATTCAGAGTCCAGGTTAGTGAATCGGGCGTACACAGGCCACACGTGGCTGGTATCCACGGAAGAAGCAACGATGGCTCCTTTTCCCTAGTGTTGGCAGGGGGTTATGAAGATGATGCCGATGATGGGACAGAGTTCACTTACACTGGAAGCGGAGGTCGTGACCTCTCCGGTAACAAGCGCACAGCCGAGCAATCATGTGACCAGAAACTTACCAACATGAACAGAGCTCTTGCCCTAAACTGCAATGCCCGCATCAATGATAAAGAGGGTGCTGAAGCTAAGGACTGGCAGGCAGGTAAGCCTGTACGTGTTGTGCGCAATGCAAAAGGGAAAAAGCATAGTGAATACGCTCCAGAGGAAGGGAACCGGTATGATGGAATTTACAAGGTGGTGAAGTACTGGCCTGAGAAGGGAAAGTCTGGGTTTCTCGTGTGGCGCTATCTGCTAAGGAGAGATGATGAGGAACCTGCTCCATGGACCAAGGAAGGCAAGGAACGCATGAAGAAGCTGGGTCTTACCATGCAGTATCCTGAGGGCTACTTGGAGTCTGTTGCCAGCAAAGAGCGAGAGAAAGAAAACTACAGTagtgatgaggaggaggatgatgagttGGAACCTCCCAGCAAAGGCAAGCGAAAGCGGAAACCCAAAGTTgaatcggaggaggaggaggacgacgatgaCGATAACACTCCCAAAAAATCCAAAGTAGAAAAGTACAAACTCACTCCAGAGCAGAAAGCTTTGATTGAAAAGGATGAGTTAAATGTCAAGTTATGGAAGGAAGTGATGACATTTCTCAAGGAAGGTCCCAAGTTCATTAACAAAGTAGAGGAAACCTTCCTATGCATCTGCTGCCAGGAAGTGGTGTATGAGCCAATCACAACAGAGTGCTTGCACAACATCTGCAAGAGCTGCCTTGACCGTTCCTTTAAAGCCTCTGTACACAGCTGTCCAGCTTGTCGACATGATCTGGGCAAAAACTACAATATGCAGGTGAACAAGCCATTGCAAGTCGTTCTGAGCCAGCTCTTCCCGGGATACGAGAGAGGACGATAA